In Babylonia areolata isolate BAREFJ2019XMU chromosome 10, ASM4173473v1, whole genome shotgun sequence, the following proteins share a genomic window:
- the LOC143286610 gene encoding protein-lysine N-methyltransferase SMYD4-like codes for MSVKQTVVTMDEMEAKVEKLLKQSGQWEKVLGQLGACGTNTERVQVVLGVEEVLPHINPSILRQGKSLERAQSLRTAGNQHFKAARYDQALACYSQAVCFAPQRSTPSQDSTMLALCFGNRSAALFHLKQFRSCLKDIDNALQAGIPPTSLHKLLDRRGKCCLFLKHKAQAIAAFEEAKHALLNDCSLQDKTRQDMVCLTDQFIAKCRSLPDSVEESEEEDMIHEPTPKLTAASSHILSAADCVVLKEEAGRGRGLYAQRDIKIGEVLIVEKPYVSVVLSDYCESHCHHCCSRCFVPLPCQSCVDVVFCSAECRQTASQYHTAECQLMAFFHQAEVRLGHLALKMVAKAGYSYLREQQPALEGSVLGRTGLGCDHQGVYDSEDYHTMYHLVGHCNKRTVKDLWSRALRAAFLVKCLEQTGFFPGTHDQGPVMEEKRLEDLSYIGGHIMRHLMMLPCNAHEVSEMEVNWSEPSMSRTLEIGSAIYPVLSLINHSCDPSVVRHSYGDVCVVRAIRGVAAGEELLDNYGALYPVMSHDQRQSHLQDQYFFTCHCPACLHDWPLYMDIPKDVMHFYCHKCRGPVPVPSLQEAGRTDSMACRDCGHRQNIRNVILKVGSLEQEFQDVLHRVIFSLEVNPSTLPRLLHFLRVVDRHVHRPVACHNDCQEAVKMCYAYKANAFPRKPVPTTKSNKR; via the exons ATGTCTGTGAAGCAGACAGTAGTGACCATGGATGAGATGGAAGCCAAAGTGGAAAAGCTGTTGAAGCAGAGTGGGCAGTGGGAGAAGGTTTTGGGTCAACTTGGGGCGtgtgggaccaacacagagcgtGTGCAGGTGGTACTGGGCGTGGAGGAGGTGCTGCCTCACATCAACCCCAGCATTCTGCGGCAGGGGAAGAGTCTGGAGCGGGCACAGTCCCTGCGCACTGCTGGAAACCAGCACTTCAAGGCGGCCAGGTATGACCAGGCTCTGGCCTGCTACAGCCAGGCAGTGTGCTTTGCTCCTCAACGCTCCACACCCAGTCAGGACTCCACGATGCTGGCTTTGTGCTTTGGGAACAG GTCTGCAGCGTTGTTCCACCTGAAGCAGTTCCGGTCCTGTCTGAAGGACATTGACAACGCCCTGCAGGCAGGCattccacccacctccctccacaaGCTGCTGGACCGCCGAGGAAAGTGCTGCCTCTTCCTCAAGCACAAGGCACAGGCTATTGCAGCCTTTGAAGAAGCCAAGCATGCTCTGCTGAATGACTGCAGTCTGCAGGACAAAACCAGGCAGGACATGGTTTGTCTCACTGACCAGTTCATAGCCAAGTGCAGGAGTCTGCCGGACAGTGTggaagagagtgaggaagaagaCATGATCCATGAACCCACCCCCAAACTGACTGCAGCCAGTTCACACATTCTGTCAGCTGCCGACTGTGTGGTCTTGAAGGAGGAGGCAGGCAGAGGGCGGGGGCTGTACGCCCAAAGAGACATCAAGATCGGGGAGGTGCTGATTGTGGAAAAGCCCTATGTGTCTGTCGTGTTGTCTGACTATTGTGAGAGTCACTGCCATCATTGCTGCAGCCGTTGCTTTGTGCCTTTGCCCTGCCAGAGCTGCGTGGACGTGGTGTTCTGCAGTGCAGAGTGCCGGCAGACGGCGAGCCAGTACCACACCGCAGAGTGCCAGTTGATGGCCTTCTTCCACCAAGCTGAAGTGCGGCTGGGGCACCTGGCGCTGAAGATGGTGGCCAAGGCGGGCTACAGCTACCTGAGGGAACAGCAGCCAGCACTGGAGGGGTCTGTCCTGGGCCGCACTGGGTTGGGATGTGACCACCAAGGTGTGTATGACTCGGAGGACTACCACACTATGTACCACCTGGTGGGTCACTGCAACAAACGTACTGTCAAAGACCTCTGGTCACGGGCACTGAGAGCAGCTTTCCTGGTGAAGTGTCTGGAACAGACGGGTTTCTTCCCTGGAACACATGACCAGGGTCCAGTGATGGAGGAAAAGAGGCTGGAAGACCTGTCTTACATCGGTGGCCACATAATGCGCCATCTGATGATGCTGCCTTGCAACGCGCATGAAGTGTCGGAAATGGAGGTCAACTGGTCGGAGCCGTCCATGTCCCGGACTCTGGAGATCGGGTCGGCCATCTACCCGGTGCTCAGCCTCATCAACCACTCCTGCGACCCCTCCGTAGTGCGCCATTCCTACGGAGACGTGTGCGTGGTGCGTGCCATACGAGGTGTGGCTGCTGGGGAGGAGCTGTTGGACAACTACGGTGCGCTGTACCCCGTGATGAGCCATGACCAGCGTCAGAGCCACCTGCAGGACCAGTACTTCTTTACCTGCCACTGCCCTGCCTGTCTGCACGACTGGCCCCTCTACATGGACATTCCCAAGGATGTCATGCACTTTTACTGCCACAAGTGCCGCGGCCCGGTGCCCGTGCCCAGCCTGCAGGAGGCGGGCAGGACGGACAGCATGGCGTGTCGGGACTGCGGCCATCGCCAGAACATCCGCAACGTGATCCTCAAGGTGGGCAGTCTGGAGCAGGAGTTCCAGGACGTGCTGCACAGAGTGATCTTCAGCCTGGAAGTGAACCCCAGCACCCTGCCCCGCCTGCTGCACTTCCTGCGAGTGGTGGACCGGCATGTGCACCGCCCCGTCGCCTGTCACAACGACTGCCAGGAGGCTGTCAAGATGTGCTACGCCTACAAGGCCAACGCCTTCCCCAGGAAACCTGTCCCCACCACTAAGTCCAACAAAAGATGA